The Streptomyces pactum genome contains a region encoding:
- a CDS encoding RpiB/LacA/LacB family sugar-phosphate isomerase — MRISVSSDMDEPVARLLVEELRGRGHEVLTHGALRPGADPRWAVCSERAAREVADGTADQAVVCCWTGTGASIAANKVPGVRAALCADAYTADGARRWNDANVLALSLRLTSEPLLREILDAWFAGRPGQDAEDRDNVTHVERLDRGRAAP, encoded by the coding sequence ATGCGGATCTCCGTCTCCTCCGACATGGACGAACCCGTCGCCCGCCTCCTCGTCGAGGAGCTGCGCGGACGCGGCCACGAGGTACTGACGCACGGCGCGCTGCGGCCCGGGGCGGACCCCCGGTGGGCGGTGTGCTCGGAGCGGGCGGCGCGTGAGGTCGCCGACGGCACGGCCGACCAGGCGGTGGTGTGCTGCTGGACCGGCACGGGGGCGTCGATCGCCGCGAACAAGGTGCCGGGCGTACGGGCGGCCCTGTGCGCCGACGCGTACACCGCGGACGGGGCCCGCCGCTGGAATGACGCCAACGTGCTCGCGCTCAGTCTGCGGCTGACGTCGGAGCCGCTGCTGCGGGAGATTCTCGACGCCTGGTTCGCGGGCCGGCCCGGCCAGGACGCCGAGGACCGGGACAACGTGACACACGTGGAGCGGCTCGACCGGGGCCGAGCCGCTCCGTGA
- the rocD gene encoding ornithine--oxo-acid transaminase, whose product MTAPARTRGSEELIRAEEPVLAHNYHPLPVVVARAQGAWVEDVEGRRYLDMLAGYSALNFGHRHPALIEAAHRQLDRLTLTSRAFHNDRLASFAERLAALTDTDMVLPMNTGAEAVESGIKVARKWAYDVKGVPADRATIVVAADNFHGRTTTIVSFSTDETARSGFGPFTPGFRVVPYNDLAAMEAAVDETTAAVLIEPIQGEAGVNIPDDGYLAGVRELTRRAGCLFIADEIQSGLGRTGRTLAVEHESVVPDVVLLGKALGGGIVPVSAVVGSREVLGVLHPGEHGSTFGGNPLAAAVGTAVVELLETGEFQRRADELGTVLREGLTALVGRGVVGFRARGLWAGVDVDPALGTGREISERLMREGVLVKDTHGSTIRLAPPLTVSGAELEGALGTLEKVLTS is encoded by the coding sequence ATGACCGCACCCGCCCGCACCCGAGGCTCCGAGGAGCTCATCCGCGCGGAGGAGCCCGTCCTCGCGCACAACTACCACCCGCTGCCCGTGGTCGTGGCCCGTGCGCAGGGCGCGTGGGTCGAGGACGTGGAGGGCCGCCGCTACCTGGACATGCTGGCCGGGTACTCCGCGCTCAACTTCGGCCACCGTCACCCGGCGCTGATCGAGGCCGCCCACCGGCAGCTCGACCGGCTCACGCTGACCTCGCGGGCCTTCCACAACGACCGGCTCGCGTCCTTCGCGGAGCGGCTGGCCGCCCTGACGGACACCGACATGGTGCTGCCGATGAACACCGGCGCCGAGGCGGTGGAGAGCGGCATCAAGGTGGCCCGCAAGTGGGCGTACGACGTGAAGGGCGTCCCGGCCGACCGGGCGACGATCGTGGTCGCGGCGGACAACTTCCACGGCCGTACGACGACGATCGTGAGCTTCTCCACGGACGAGACGGCACGCTCCGGCTTCGGCCCCTTCACCCCCGGCTTCCGGGTCGTCCCGTACAACGACCTGGCGGCCATGGAGGCGGCGGTCGACGAGACGACGGCGGCCGTGCTGATCGAGCCGATCCAGGGCGAGGCGGGGGTCAACATCCCGGACGACGGCTATCTGGCGGGTGTGCGGGAGCTGACCCGCCGGGCCGGATGCCTGTTCATCGCGGACGAGATCCAGTCGGGCCTCGGCCGCACGGGACGCACCCTCGCCGTCGAGCACGAGTCGGTGGTGCCGGACGTGGTGCTGCTCGGCAAGGCGCTGGGCGGCGGCATCGTCCCGGTGTCGGCGGTGGTCGGCAGCCGGGAGGTGCTCGGTGTACTGCACCCGGGCGAGCACGGGTCGACGTTCGGCGGCAACCCGCTGGCGGCGGCGGTCGGCACGGCGGTGGTGGAGCTGCTGGAGACGGGTGAGTTCCAGCGCCGGGCGGACGAGCTGGGCACGGTGCTGCGCGAGGGCCTCACCGCCCTGGTCGGCAGGGGCGTCGTCGGTTTCCGCGCGCGCGGGCTGTGGGCGGGTGTCGACGTCGACCCGGCGCTCGGCACCGGACGCGAGATCAGCGAACGGCTGATGCGCGAGGGCGTCCTCGTCAAGGACACGCACGGCTCCACGATCCGCCTGGCGCCGCCGCTGACCGTCAGCGGTGCCGAGCTGGAAGGGGCGCTCGGGACGCTGGAGAAGGTCCTGACGTCCTGA
- the ddaH gene encoding dimethylargininase, whose amino-acid sequence MPESRVPRRRRFLVCEPRHFAVQYAINPWMSRDRPVDVIRALDQWQALVGTYRAHGHTVDTIGAVAGLPDMVFAANCAVVVEGRVFGSHFHAPERRPESVPYEAWFKTEGFEVHHPGAVCEGEGDLVPAGRWILAGTGFRTTREAHREVQEFFGVPVISLTLVDPYFYHLDTALFVLDDGDDGSAGNIAYYPGAFSPGSREVLERLYPDAVTATREDAMAFGLNSVSDGRHVFISPGAGGLADRLAGLGYVPVPVDLSEFHKAGGGIKCCTQEIREIRS is encoded by the coding sequence GTGCCCGAATCCCGTGTGCCGCGCCGGCGGCGCTTCCTGGTCTGCGAACCCAGACACTTCGCCGTGCAGTACGCGATCAACCCCTGGATGAGCCGCGACCGGCCGGTCGACGTCATCCGCGCCCTGGACCAGTGGCAGGCACTGGTCGGCACCTACCGGGCCCACGGCCACACCGTCGACACCATCGGAGCCGTTGCGGGTCTGCCCGACATGGTCTTCGCCGCGAACTGCGCGGTCGTCGTCGAGGGCCGGGTGTTCGGCTCCCACTTCCACGCGCCCGAGCGCCGTCCCGAGTCCGTGCCCTACGAGGCGTGGTTCAAGACGGAGGGCTTCGAGGTCCACCACCCCGGGGCGGTCTGCGAGGGCGAGGGCGACCTGGTCCCGGCCGGCCGCTGGATCCTGGCCGGCACGGGGTTCCGTACGACCCGTGAGGCGCACCGCGAGGTGCAGGAGTTCTTCGGCGTGCCGGTGATCTCGCTGACCCTCGTGGACCCGTACTTCTACCATCTGGACACGGCCCTGTTCGTGCTCGACGACGGGGACGACGGGTCCGCCGGGAACATCGCCTACTACCCCGGGGCCTTCTCGCCCGGCAGCCGTGAGGTGCTGGAGCGGCTCTACCCGGACGCGGTGACCGCCACCCGCGAGGACGCCATGGCGTTCGGGCTGAACTCCGTCTCCGACGGCCGGCACGTGTTCATCTCGCCCGGGGCCGGGGGACTCGCCGACCGGCTCGCCGGCCTCGGCTACGTCCCCGTCCCCGTCGACCTGTCCGAGTTCCACAAGGCCGGTGGCGGCATCAAGTGCTGCACCCAGGAGATCCGGGAGATCCGCTCATGA
- a CDS encoding Lrp/AsnC family transcriptional regulator, with protein MNSRPTPFDELDRKIVTALMANARTSFAEIGAEVGLSSTAVKRRVDRLRETGVITGFTATVRPSALGWRTEAYVEVYCEGAAPPRRLAEVARGYPEITAAMTVTGGADALLHVRARDVEHFEEVLERIRAEPFIRKTISVMVLSHLIRDAPEAGASHPAPEGTPPGAAEGAADVR; from the coding sequence ATGAACAGCAGGCCCACGCCGTTCGACGAACTCGACCGGAAGATCGTCACCGCCCTGATGGCGAACGCCAGGACGTCCTTCGCCGAGATCGGCGCGGAGGTCGGGCTGTCCTCGACGGCGGTCAAGCGCCGGGTGGACCGGCTGCGCGAGACCGGTGTGATCACCGGGTTCACGGCGACGGTGCGGCCCTCCGCGCTGGGCTGGCGCACCGAGGCGTACGTGGAGGTGTACTGCGAGGGGGCGGCCCCGCCGAGGCGGCTGGCGGAGGTCGCGCGCGGCTATCCGGAGATCACGGCGGCGATGACGGTGACCGGTGGGGCGGACGCGCTGCTGCACGTGCGGGCGCGGGACGTGGAGCACTTCGAGGAGGTGCTGGAGCGGATCCGGGCCGAGCCGTTCATCCGGAAGACGATCAGCGTGATGGTGCTGTCCCACCTGATCCGGGACGCTCCGGAGGCCGGCGCGAGCCATCCGGCGCCCGAAGGCACGCCACCGGGAGCGGCCGAGGGCGCAGCAGACGTGCGCTGA
- a CDS encoding LytR/AlgR family response regulator transcription factor, with protein sequence MLRALAVDDERPTLEELVYLLNADPRIGTAEGAGDATEALRRINRALESGPDGPDAIDVVFLDIQMPGLDGLDLARLLTGFARPPLVVFVTAHEDFAVQAFDLKAVDYVLKPVRRERLAEAVRRAVERRGTTTAAPRIPVHEPDPDHIAVELGGVTRFVPVEDITHVEAQGDYARLHTDRGSHLVRIPLSTLEERWRARGFVRIHRRHLVALRHIGELRLDAGTVSVLVGGEELQVSRRHARELRDLLMRRP encoded by the coding sequence ATGCTGCGCGCCCTGGCTGTCGACGACGAACGCCCCACGCTCGAGGAACTCGTGTACCTGCTGAACGCCGATCCCCGCATCGGCACGGCGGAGGGCGCGGGCGACGCGACCGAGGCGCTGCGCCGCATCAACCGCGCCCTGGAGTCGGGCCCCGACGGGCCGGACGCCATCGACGTCGTCTTCCTCGACATCCAGATGCCCGGCCTCGACGGACTCGACCTCGCCCGGCTGCTGACCGGGTTCGCCCGGCCGCCGCTGGTCGTCTTCGTCACCGCGCACGAGGACTTCGCCGTCCAGGCCTTCGACCTCAAGGCCGTCGACTACGTCCTCAAACCCGTCCGCAGGGAACGGCTCGCCGAGGCGGTGCGCCGCGCCGTCGAGCGCCGGGGCACCACGACCGCCGCCCCGCGCATACCCGTGCACGAACCCGACCCCGACCACATCGCCGTGGAGCTCGGCGGCGTCACCCGCTTCGTCCCCGTCGAGGACATCACCCACGTCGAGGCCCAGGGCGACTACGCCCGCCTGCACACCGACCGGGGCAGCCACCTCGTCCGCATCCCCCTGTCCACCCTGGAGGAGCGCTGGCGCGCCCGCGGCTTCGTCCGTATCCACCGCCGCCACCTCGTCGCCCTGCGCCACATCGGCGAACTGCGCCTGGACGCGGGCACCGTCAGCGTCCTGGTCGGCGGCGAGGAACTCCAGGTCAGCCGGCGACACGCCCGCGAACTGCGGGACCTGCTCATGCGGAGGCCGTGA
- a CDS encoding cation acetate symporter: MNSSYAIPAVALVVVATVLVGAFGLRISRTTSDFYVASRTVGPRLNAAAISGEYLSAASFLGIAGLVLVQGPDMLWYPVGYTAGYLVLLLFVAAPLRRSGAYTLPDFAEARLASQAVRRLAGAFVVGVGWLYLLPQLQGAGLTLTVLSGAPDWLGGVIVAVVVTAIVAAGGMRSITFVQAFQYWLKLTALLVPALFLVLAWQGDGAPGRPFEEPATFREQRSVRVDDGLTLKLDRPLTVTVDGTVDGRAHDGTRLSLPAGTHRIEDGTRLTFAEDTPVPAAGRGADDALSPSRAESRTERPLYATYGLILATFLGTMGLPHVVVRFYTSPHGVAARRTTVAVLGLIGAFYLLPPVYGALGRLYAPELTLTGDADAAVLLLPDRVIGGVGGDLLGALVAGGAFAAFLSTASGLTMAVAGVLTQDVLPSRGVPHFRLGTVLAMAVPLAASALVGGLPVADAVGLAFAVSASSFCPLLVLGIWWRRLTPPGAAAGMLVGGGSALLAVAATMGGFPGGGGALHALLAWPALWSVPLAFLTMVLVSLATPGRVPAGTAAILARFHLPEELRADELRTEDLRRDELRAARDLREEATG; this comes from the coding sequence ATGAACTCCAGCTACGCCATACCCGCCGTCGCCCTCGTCGTCGTCGCCACCGTCCTCGTCGGCGCCTTCGGCCTGCGCATCTCCCGCACCACCTCCGACTTCTACGTCGCCTCCCGCACCGTCGGCCCCCGCCTCAACGCCGCCGCCATCAGCGGCGAGTACCTCTCCGCCGCGTCCTTCCTCGGCATCGCGGGCCTGGTCCTGGTCCAGGGCCCCGACATGCTCTGGTACCCGGTCGGCTACACCGCCGGCTACCTGGTCCTGCTGCTCTTCGTCGCCGCCCCGCTGCGCCGCTCCGGCGCCTACACGCTGCCCGACTTCGCCGAGGCCCGGCTCGCCTCACAGGCGGTACGGCGGCTCGCGGGGGCCTTCGTCGTGGGCGTCGGCTGGCTGTACCTGCTGCCCCAGCTCCAGGGCGCCGGACTGACCCTGACCGTGCTGAGCGGGGCCCCCGACTGGCTGGGCGGGGTGATCGTCGCCGTCGTCGTCACCGCCATCGTCGCCGCCGGCGGCATGCGCAGCATCACCTTCGTCCAGGCCTTCCAGTACTGGCTGAAGCTCACCGCCCTGCTCGTCCCCGCCCTCTTCCTGGTCCTCGCCTGGCAGGGCGACGGCGCCCCCGGCCGCCCCTTCGAGGAACCCGCCACCTTCCGCGAGCAGCGCTCCGTCCGGGTCGACGACGGCCTCACCCTCAAGCTCGACCGGCCGCTGACCGTCACGGTCGACGGCACCGTGGACGGCCGAGCCCACGACGGCACCCGGCTCAGCCTGCCCGCCGGGACCCACCGCATCGAGGACGGCACCCGTCTCACCTTCGCCGAGGACACCCCGGTCCCGGCCGCCGGACGCGGCGCCGACGACGCCCTGTCGCCCTCCCGGGCCGAGAGCCGCACCGAACGCCCGCTGTACGCCACGTACGGACTGATACTCGCCACCTTCCTGGGCACCATGGGCCTGCCGCACGTCGTGGTCCGCTTCTACACCAGCCCGCACGGCGTCGCCGCCCGCCGCACCACCGTCGCCGTGCTCGGCCTGATCGGCGCCTTCTACCTGCTGCCGCCCGTCTACGGTGCCCTCGGCCGCCTCTACGCCCCCGAGCTGACCCTCACCGGCGACGCCGACGCCGCGGTCCTGCTGCTGCCCGACCGGGTGATCGGGGGAGTGGGCGGCGACCTGCTCGGGGCGCTGGTCGCGGGCGGTGCCTTCGCCGCGTTCCTGTCCACCGCGTCGGGGCTGACCATGGCCGTCGCGGGCGTCCTCACCCAGGACGTGCTGCCGTCCCGGGGCGTACCGCACTTCCGGCTCGGCACCGTCCTCGCCATGGCCGTGCCGCTGGCGGCGAGCGCGCTGGTCGGCGGGCTGCCGGTCGCCGACGCCGTCGGGCTCGCCTTCGCCGTGTCCGCCTCCTCCTTCTGCCCGCTGCTCGTCCTCGGCATCTGGTGGCGGCGGCTGACCCCGCCCGGCGCGGCGGCCGGGATGCTGGTGGGCGGCGGCTCCGCCCTGCTCGCCGTCGCCGCCACCATGGGCGGCTTCCCGGGCGGCGGCGGTGCGCTGCACGCGCTGCTGGCCTGGCCCGCGCTCTGGTCGGTGCCGCTGGCCTTCCTCACCATGGTGCTGGTCTCCCTGGCCACCCCGGGACGGGTACCGGCCGGGACGGCGGCGATCCTGGCCCGCTTCCACCTGCCGGAAGAGCTCCGCGCGGACGAACTGCGCACGGAGGACCTGCGCAGGGACGAACTGCGTGCCGCGCGGGACCTGCGCGAGGAGGCGACCGGGTGA
- a CDS encoding sensor histidine kinase translates to MGGFLAGLVVAVLPLLAAGFWLGRRTARPQNLGGLGTPVEHATFQTLHTASLATPPLRAGLTEETAGKSARKLRSLLGTDALCLTDLEEVLVWDGVGAHHRAEIMERLAGPLETGRGEAFPLTCDTPDCAVRWAVVAPLTVDDRVHGALVACAPRESAVLVRAAGEVARWVSVQLELADLDQSRTRLIEAEIKALRAQISPHFIFNSLAVIASFVRTDPERARELLLEFADFTRYSFRRHGDFTTLADELHAIDHYLALVRARFGDRLAVTLQVAPEVLPVALPFLCLQPLVENAVKHGLEGKTDRCRIQITAQDAGAEALVVIEDDGAGMDPGLLRRILAREVSPSGGIGLSNVDDRLRQVYGDDHGLVIETAVGAGMKITVRLPKYQPGVHSAGRLGRE, encoded by the coding sequence ATGGGCGGTTTCCTGGCGGGCCTGGTCGTCGCCGTGCTCCCGCTGCTGGCCGCGGGCTTCTGGCTGGGGCGGCGCACGGCCCGCCCGCAGAACCTCGGCGGGCTCGGCACGCCCGTCGAGCACGCCACCTTCCAGACCCTGCACACCGCCTCCCTGGCCACACCCCCGCTGCGGGCGGGCCTGACCGAGGAGACCGCCGGCAAGTCGGCCCGCAAGCTGCGCTCGCTGCTCGGCACGGACGCGCTGTGCCTGACCGACCTCGAGGAGGTCCTGGTCTGGGACGGCGTGGGCGCCCACCACCGCGCGGAGATCATGGAACGCCTCGCCGGCCCCCTGGAGACCGGCCGCGGCGAGGCCTTCCCGCTCACCTGCGACACCCCCGACTGCGCGGTGCGCTGGGCGGTCGTCGCCCCGCTCACCGTCGACGACCGGGTGCACGGCGCCCTCGTCGCCTGCGCGCCCCGCGAATCCGCCGTCCTGGTCCGCGCCGCCGGCGAGGTCGCCCGCTGGGTCTCCGTCCAACTGGAGCTGGCCGACCTCGACCAGTCCCGCACCCGGCTCATCGAGGCCGAGATCAAGGCCCTGCGCGCCCAGATCTCCCCGCACTTCATCTTCAACTCGCTCGCGGTGATCGCGTCCTTCGTGCGCACCGACCCCGAGCGCGCCCGCGAGCTGCTCCTGGAGTTCGCCGACTTCACCCGCTACTCGTTCCGCCGGCACGGAGACTTCACGACCCTCGCCGACGAGCTGCACGCCATCGACCACTACCTGGCGCTGGTGCGGGCCCGCTTCGGCGACCGCCTCGCCGTCACCCTCCAGGTCGCCCCCGAGGTGCTGCCGGTCGCGCTGCCCTTCCTCTGCCTCCAGCCGCTCGTGGAGAACGCCGTCAAGCACGGCCTGGAGGGCAAGACGGACCGGTGCCGCATCCAGATCACCGCGCAGGACGCGGGCGCCGAGGCCCTGGTCGTCATCGAGGACGACGGCGCCGGCATGGACCCCGGCCTGCTGCGCCGGATCCTCGCGCGCGAGGTCAGCCCGTCGGGCGGCATAGGACTGTCCAACGTCGACGACCGGCTCCGCCAGGTCTACGGAGACGACCACGGCCTCGTCATCGAGACGGCCGTCGGCGCGGGCATGAAGATCACGGTCCGGCTGCCGAAGTACCAGCCGGGCGTGCACTCGGCGGGCCGGCTCGGCCGCGAGTGA
- a CDS encoding septum formation family protein, whose translation MTRHVGRVVAGRYLLLRPLGDGGSDRVWLAHDQRLGGEVALKAAGTGARDVPPPPGHPHVVAVHDVVEHEGVPWTVMEYVAGAVDLRALVARRGPLAPADCARIGLAVLSVLHAPAAGHEPGVPHRRVGPADILLAPDRGGAPYGRILLLDHVAAGPGDGDGLLALGRTLHYAVEGREPSDREVPVRAGALGPLLARLLGGAPGPRVTVAEAEAELAWIVTPQTDTYARPRTDPGSRPPWSAAPTPGSRPAAPADRQAAATTGHRRRRPRALRAALAGGLGLVLALGGVWYALAGRAADGTGTPYGDTVGLAAPLEDGDCVRAHWPGGTRFAGTPRLTADPACRGPAPDGQVMAFVPASSAEQARELGPARCEERTREARARLAGVRSVAVVPADDGFETARGRTACLVLGVHGPVYGPLGRHREPGSVFADTATMQRRDCLDVRSAREARLVPCAGRYDAQVLGFTRLPSDVTLAGAPAAADRACAREVPPRDYGFDPSLYEAGSRTAAGAWKSGSHLAVCTVRRQNGGTMEGNGP comes from the coding sequence ATGACACGTCACGTGGGCCGGGTCGTCGCCGGCCGTTATCTGCTGCTGCGCCCGCTCGGCGACGGCGGGTCGGACCGGGTGTGGCTCGCGCACGATCAGCGGCTGGGCGGCGAGGTCGCGCTCAAGGCCGCCGGCACCGGTGCCCGGGACGTGCCACCGCCGCCCGGTCATCCGCACGTGGTGGCCGTTCACGACGTGGTGGAGCACGAAGGCGTGCCGTGGACCGTCATGGAGTACGTGGCGGGCGCCGTCGACCTGAGGGCGCTGGTGGCCCGGCGCGGTCCGCTGGCCCCGGCCGACTGCGCCCGGATCGGGCTCGCCGTGCTCTCCGTGCTCCACGCGCCGGCCGCCGGGCACGAGCCGGGTGTGCCGCACCGGCGTGTCGGGCCGGCCGACATCCTGCTGGCGCCGGACCGCGGCGGCGCGCCGTACGGCAGGATCCTGCTCCTGGACCACGTCGCCGCCGGGCCCGGGGACGGTGACGGTCTCCTCGCGCTGGGCCGCACGCTCCACTACGCCGTCGAGGGCCGCGAGCCCTCCGACCGGGAGGTGCCCGTACGCGCCGGTGCGCTGGGGCCCCTGCTGGCGAGACTGCTCGGCGGAGCCCCGGGGCCGCGTGTCACGGTGGCCGAGGCGGAGGCGGAACTGGCGTGGATCGTCACGCCGCAGACCGATACGTACGCCCGGCCGCGGACCGACCCGGGATCGCGGCCGCCCTGGTCAGCGGCGCCCACACCCGGGTCCCGCCCGGCCGCCCCCGCCGATCGGCAGGCTGCCGCCACCACCGGGCACCGGCGCCGGCGTCCGAGGGCCCTGCGGGCCGCCCTGGCCGGCGGGCTCGGTCTGGTCCTCGCCCTGGGCGGCGTCTGGTACGCCCTCGCCGGCCGGGCGGCCGACGGGACCGGGACGCCGTACGGCGACACCGTGGGACTCGCGGCACCGCTCGAGGACGGGGACTGCGTGCGCGCCCACTGGCCGGGCGGTACGCGGTTCGCGGGGACGCCGCGCCTCACCGCGGACCCGGCCTGCCGGGGCCCGGCGCCCGACGGCCAGGTGATGGCGTTCGTGCCCGCCTCCTCCGCCGAACAGGCCCGCGAGCTGGGACCGGCGCGGTGCGAGGAGCGGACCAGGGAGGCCCGGGCCCGGCTGGCCGGAGTGCGCAGCGTGGCGGTCGTCCCGGCCGACGACGGCTTCGAGACCGCCCGGGGGCGTACGGCGTGCCTGGTGCTGGGGGTGCACGGGCCGGTGTACGGGCCGCTCGGGCGGCACCGCGAACCGGGTTCGGTCTTCGCGGACACCGCGACCATGCAGCGCCGGGACTGCCTGGACGTGCGCTCCGCGCGCGAGGCCCGGCTGGTGCCCTGCGCGGGCCGGTACGACGCCCAGGTGCTCGGGTTCACCCGGCTGCCCTCCGACGTCACGCTCGCCGGGGCGCCCGCGGCGGCGGACCGGGCGTGTGCGCGCGAGGTGCCGCCGCGGGACTACGGATTCGACCCCTCCCTGTACGAGGCCGGTTCCCGGACGGCCGCGGGGGCCTGGAAATCCGGCTCACATCTTGCCGTCTGCACCGTACGGAGGCAGAACGGGGGCACCATGGAGGGGAACGGACCATGA
- a CDS encoding cytochrome c oxidase assembly protein, producing the protein MDHSGHGMTMDLPPFTLGRGLAWSADPFFLIACLLGLALYGWGVVRLTRRGDKWPVGRTVSFVVGVLSIGLMMCTRLNDYGMVMFSVHMVQHMVISMVSPILLLLGAPITLALRALPTAGRGRKGPRELLLMLLHSRYMRIVTHPAFTIPLFIASLYALYFTPLFDFLMGSQAGHIAMMVHFLAVGVVFFWPIMGVDPGPHRPGYLMRMLELFAGMPFHAFFGIALMMASSPMVETFRNPPASLGIDALSDQNAAGGIAWAFSEVPSVLVLLALLFQWYASEERQARRTDRAADRDGDKELAAYNAYLASLNTRGG; encoded by the coding sequence ATGGATCACAGCGGGCACGGCATGACGATGGATCTGCCGCCGTTCACGCTGGGGCGTGGTCTCGCGTGGTCGGCGGACCCCTTCTTCCTGATCGCCTGTCTTCTCGGCCTGGCGCTGTACGGCTGGGGCGTCGTCCGGCTGACCCGGCGCGGCGACAAGTGGCCGGTGGGCCGGACCGTGTCCTTCGTCGTCGGTGTGCTGAGCATCGGGCTGATGATGTGCACCAGGCTCAACGACTACGGCATGGTCATGTTCAGCGTGCACATGGTGCAGCACATGGTGATCAGCATGGTGTCGCCGATCCTGCTGCTGCTCGGCGCCCCGATCACCCTGGCCCTGCGCGCGCTGCCCACGGCCGGCCGGGGCCGCAAGGGCCCCCGCGAACTGCTGCTGATGCTGCTGCACAGCCGCTACATGCGGATCGTCACGCACCCCGCCTTCACCATCCCGCTCTTCATCGCGAGCCTGTACGCGTTGTACTTCACCCCGCTCTTCGACTTCCTCATGGGCTCCCAGGCCGGGCACATCGCGATGATGGTGCACTTCCTCGCCGTCGGCGTGGTGTTCTTCTGGCCGATCATGGGCGTCGACCCGGGCCCGCACCGGCCGGGTTACCTGATGCGGATGCTGGAACTGTTCGCCGGCATGCCGTTCCACGCGTTCTTCGGCATCGCGCTGATGATGGCGTCCTCCCCCATGGTCGAGACGTTCAGGAACCCGCCCGCCTCGCTCGGCATCGACGCGCTCTCCGACCAGAACGCGGCCGGCGGCATCGCCTGGGCCTTCAGCGAGGTCCCGTCCGTGCTCGTGCTGCTGGCGCTGCTGTTCCAGTGGTACGCCTCCGAGGAGCGGCAGGCCCGGCGCACCGACCGGGCCGCCGACCGCGACGGCGACAAGGAACTGGCGGCATACAACGCCTATCTGGCCTCACTGAACACACGCGGCGGCTGA
- a CDS encoding 6-phosphofructokinase, whose translation MRIGVLTSGGDCPGLNAVIRSVVHRAVVDHGDEVIGFRDGWKGLLECDYLKLDLDAVGGILARGGTILGSSRVRPEHLRDGVERARGHVEELGLDAIIPIGGEGTLKAARLLSDNGLPIVGVPKTIDNDIAVTDVTFGFDTAVTVATEALDRLKTTAESHQRVLIVEVMGRHTGWIALHSGMAAGAHAVVVPERPFDIDELTAKVGERFSAGKRFAIVVAAEGAKPKAGTMDFDEGGKDVYGHERFAGIARQLSIELEERLGKEARPVILGHVQRGGTPTAYDRVLATRFGWHAVEAVHRGEFGRMTALRGTDIVTVPLADAVESLKTVPDARYAEAECVL comes from the coding sequence ATGCGCATTGGTGTCCTCACGTCCGGCGGCGACTGCCCCGGCCTGAACGCCGTCATCCGGTCCGTCGTGCACCGCGCCGTCGTCGACCACGGCGACGAGGTCATCGGCTTCCGGGACGGCTGGAAGGGCCTCCTGGAGTGCGACTACCTCAAGCTCGACCTGGACGCCGTCGGTGGCATCCTGGCGCGCGGCGGCACCATCCTCGGCTCCTCCCGGGTCCGTCCCGAGCATCTGCGGGACGGCGTCGAGCGCGCCCGGGGACACGTCGAGGAGCTCGGCCTGGACGCGATCATCCCGATCGGCGGCGAGGGCACCCTGAAGGCGGCCCGGCTGCTCTCCGACAACGGCCTGCCGATCGTGGGCGTGCCCAAGACCATCGACAACGACATAGCGGTCACCGACGTCACCTTCGGCTTCGACACGGCCGTGACCGTCGCCACCGAGGCCCTGGACCGGCTGAAGACCACCGCCGAGTCCCACCAGCGGGTGCTGATCGTCGAGGTCATGGGGCGTCACACCGGCTGGATCGCGCTGCACTCGGGCATGGCGGCCGGCGCCCACGCCGTGGTCGTGCCGGAGCGGCCCTTCGACATCGACGAGTTGACCGCGAAGGTCGGCGAGCGGTTCTCGGCGGGCAAGCGGTTCGCCATCGTGGTGGCCGCGGAGGGCGCCAAGCCGAAGGCCGGCACGATGGACTTCGACGAGGGCGGCAAGGACGTCTACGGCCACGAGCGCTTCGCCGGGATCGCCCGCCAGCTCTCGATCGAGCTGGAGGAGCGGCTCGGCAAGGAGGCCCGGCCGGTGATCCTCGGGCACGTCCAGCGCGGTGGGACGCCCACGGCCTACGACCGGGTGCTGGCCACGCGGTTCGGATGGCACGCGGTGGAGGCCGTGCACCGCGGCGAGTTCGGGAGGATGACGGCGCTGCGGGGGACGGACATCGTGACGGTGCCGCTCGCCGACGCGGTCGAGTCCTTGAAGACGGTGCCGGACGCGCGGTACGCGGAGGCGGAGTGCGTTCTCTGA